The following coding sequences lie in one Psychrilyobacter atlanticus DSM 19335 genomic window:
- a CDS encoding MarR family transcriptional regulator yields MENKEIIIDVLTVANILSMAGKELLCNVVENYNVNQNEYYLLRYLEKNPGEIQYNFLKFTTLTKSRINQIVSKLEKMGYLEKKSEMTGGLLKKPLYLTKLGEMVVKEGVEKIYDNTIKNFNEKEIFQYETYRNEMVEILTNMKLIFGIRTPKYLEEK; encoded by the coding sequence TTGGAAAATAAAGAAATCATTATAGATGTTTTGACAGTAGCAAATATTCTTTCAATGGCTGGAAAAGAACTATTATGTAATGTAGTAGAAAATTATAATGTAAATCAAAATGAGTATTACTTGTTACGTTATTTAGAAAAAAATCCAGGAGAAATACAGTATAATTTTTTAAAGTTTACAACATTAACTAAATCTAGAATTAATCAGATAGTAAGTAAATTAGAAAAAATGGGGTATCTAGAAAAGAAGTCAGAGATGACAGGTGGACTTTTAAAAAAACCATTATATTTAACAAAATTAGGTGAAATGGTAGTAAAAGAAGGCGTAGAAAAAATTTATGATAATACTATAAAAAATTTCAATGAAAAAGAGATTTTTCAATATGAAACATATAGAAATGAGATGGTTGAAATTTTGACTAATATGAAGCTTATTTTTGGAATAAGAACTCCTAAATACTTAGAAGAAAAGTGA
- a CDS encoding ATP-binding protein has protein sequence MKYPNYFQFENLGTLIISKGDFFEGEHSDLRNHIIQEIFRYLNLCERDGNVIPKILKTVKDYSYKHPDIKEDKDPLRIILENLNYYKLKGYIYSTKKECGDSFSEKI, from the coding sequence ATTAAATATCCTAATTACTTTCAATTTGAAAATCTGGGGACCTTGATAATTTCCAAGGGAGACTTTTTCGAAGGAGAACATTCTGATCTAAGAAATCATATTATTCAAGAAATTTTTAGATACTTAAATTTATGCGAAAGAGATGGCAACGTGATTCCTAAGATCTTAAAAACTGTAAAAGATTATTCATATAAGCATCCAGACATTAAGGAAGATAAAGATCCATTAAGGATAATACTTGAAAATTTAAATTACTATAAGTTAAAAGGTTATATATATTCGACTAAAAAAGAATGTGGAGATAGTTTCTCTGAAAAAATATAG
- a CDS encoding PTS sugar transporter subunit IIA, with the protein MKLSSYLNPKCIYLNLEGCSKEDIIGQMINNTAKNDEIFNESVDLIRKSIFAREAEVSTAMGSSIAIPHARVDGYDDILISIGIVKEPIECEMADMRNKDQVKIFFMITAETLKSKVILKIMSSITKIAVKDKVLLEKLKNAKTGSEVYDLLSHIDVKIENKIIAEDVMDPTIKPVSPNDTLDNIARRLIREEKSGFPVVDTDGTFLGEMTERELILFGMPKYTLVMDDLDFLTVGEPFEEYLKNEKITRIKDIYRKTTTIVDRKTPIMEICFLMENKGFTRIYVVENGKYYGTILRSHIIKKVLHI; encoded by the coding sequence ATGAAATTATCAAGTTATCTAAATCCTAAGTGTATCTACTTAAATTTAGAGGGATGTTCCAAGGAAGATATCATCGGTCAAATGATCAATAACACTGCTAAAAATGACGAAATATTCAATGAATCTGTGGATCTCATAAGAAAATCTATTTTTGCCAGGGAAGCCGAGGTCTCTACTGCAATGGGAAGTAGTATTGCTATCCCTCATGCCAGAGTGGATGGATATGACGATATCCTCATCTCAATAGGTATCGTGAAGGAACCTATTGAATGCGAGATGGCAGATATGAGAAATAAAGATCAGGTTAAGATCTTCTTTATGATTACAGCCGAAACTCTAAAAAGTAAAGTTATCTTAAAGATCATGTCTTCTATCACTAAAATAGCTGTTAAGGACAAAGTTCTCTTAGAAAAATTGAAAAATGCTAAGACAGGATCTGAGGTATATGATCTATTAAGTCATATCGATGTAAAGATTGAAAATAAGATCATCGCTGAAGATGTTATGGATCCTACAATAAAACCTGTGAGCCCTAACGATACCTTAGATAATATCGCAAGAAGACTTATCAGAGAAGAAAAATCAGGATTTCCAGTTGTAGATACTGATGGAACTTTTTTAGGAGAAATGACAGAAAGAGAGTTAATCTTATTTGGAATGCCTAAGTATACTTTGGTGATGGATGATTTAGATTTCTTAACTGTAGGAGAACCTTTTGAGGAATACTTAAAGAATGAAAAGATAACTAGAATTAAAGATATTTATAGGAAAACAACAACAATTGTAGACAGAAAAACGCCTATAATGGAAATATGTTTCCTTATGGAAAATAAAGGCTTTACCAGAATATATGTAGTTGAAAATGGTAAATATTACGGAACAATATTAAGATCACATATAATCAAAAAAGTTTTACACATATAA
- a CDS encoding HD domain-containing protein — MKRIKQQMDFLHEIDKVKDIFRESLALNKRRENDAEHSWHMAMVALTLKEYFIEKVDLEKSLKMILIHDLIEIYAGDTPVYGVERPDKRKEETQAAKQLFSILPEDQRKEFLDLWLEFEDCETSEAKYANVCDRYQGFMQNLTSDGHTWKKFEATMDQVLGRVNFLKLYVPELFEKYILPELEKYRARGIIKTKK; from the coding sequence ATGAAGCGAATAAAACAGCAAATGGATTTTTTACATGAAATTGACAAGGTAAAAGATATTTTTAGAGAATCTCTAGCTCTTAATAAAAGAAGAGAGAATGATGCAGAGCATAGTTGGCATATGGCTATGGTAGCTCTAACATTGAAAGAATATTTTATAGAAAAAGTAGATTTAGAAAAATCACTAAAAATGATATTAATCCATGATTTAATAGAAATATATGCTGGAGATACTCCTGTTTATGGTGTAGAAAGACCAGATAAGAGAAAAGAAGAAACTCAAGCAGCAAAACAATTATTTTCTATTTTACCGGAAGATCAAAGAAAAGAATTTTTAGATCTATGGTTAGAATTTGAAGATTGCGAAACAAGTGAAGCAAAATATGCTAATGTCTGTGATAGATACCAAGGGTTTATGCAAAACTTGACTTCTGATGGGCACACTTGGAAAAAATTTGAAGCAACTATGGATCAAGTTTTAGGTAGAGTAAATTTTTTAAAACTTTATGTACCTGAATTATTTGAAAAATATATACTTCCTGAGCTTGAAAAATACAGAGCAAGGGGAATAATAAAAACTAAAAAATAG
- a CDS encoding ArsB/NhaD family transporter, whose protein sequence is MQLIIGLIIFIATFYLIITEKVPGPIATLLGGLSMALVGIINEHQALNAIGSRLEIILLLVGMMIIVHFISETGVFQYLAIKVAQLVKGEPFLLLILLAVITALCSAFLDNVTTILLMAPVSILLANQLKIDPFVYIMTLIMSANIGGLATLIGDPTQLIIGVEGKIGFNAFLANTAPVAIISLVVLIITVYFMYGRKMKVSRDLKARVMELDASRSLKDIKLLRESATIFALVIFGFLMNNFIDKGLAIMALTGAIALILITKSEPVEVFKHVEWDTLFFFMGLFMLIQGIEATGVVDLVGDKVLELADGHLHYAATMILWISALFTSVIGNVANAAMVSKIIHFMLPTFVGENTMSLWWALSMGSLLGGNITILASATNVVAINSANKAGCKISFGKFLKFGVVIAIQTLVIANVYLLVRYF, encoded by the coding sequence ATGCAGTTAATAATAGGTTTAATTATATTTATAGCGACATTTTATTTAATAATAACAGAGAAAGTTCCAGGTCCAATAGCTACTCTTTTAGGTGGTCTTTCTATGGCCCTTGTAGGAATTATAAACGAACACCAAGCACTTAATGCTATCGGTTCAAGACTAGAGATAATTCTCTTACTTGTAGGGATGATGATAATAGTTCATTTCATCTCAGAAACAGGAGTATTTCAATACTTAGCAATAAAGGTAGCACAGTTAGTAAAGGGAGAACCTTTTCTATTACTTATCCTTCTTGCAGTAATTACAGCTTTATGTTCAGCGTTTTTAGATAATGTAACTACTATCTTATTAATGGCTCCAGTATCTATCTTATTAGCAAACCAGCTAAAAATAGATCCATTTGTATATATTATGACCCTCATAATGTCAGCAAATATAGGAGGATTAGCTACACTAATCGGTGATCCTACTCAACTTATCATAGGAGTAGAAGGTAAGATTGGTTTTAATGCTTTCTTAGCTAACACAGCTCCAGTTGCTATTATTTCATTGGTAGTACTTATTATCACTGTTTATTTTATGTATGGTCGAAAGATGAAAGTATCAAGAGATCTAAAAGCTAGAGTAATGGAACTAGATGCTTCTAGATCATTAAAAGATATTAAATTATTAAGAGAATCAGCAACTATATTTGCTCTTGTTATCTTTGGATTTTTAATGAATAACTTTATCGACAAAGGTTTAGCAATAATGGCTCTTACTGGTGCAATAGCATTAATCTTAATCACGAAAAGTGAACCTGTAGAAGTTTTCAAACATGTAGAATGGGATACACTATTCTTCTTTATGGGATTATTTATGTTAATTCAAGGGATAGAAGCTACAGGAGTTGTAGACCTTGTAGGAGATAAAGTTTTAGAATTAGCTGATGGTCATTTACACTATGCTGCTACCATGATACTTTGGATTTCAGCCTTGTTTACATCTGTTATAGGAAATGTAGCCAATGCAGCTATGGTTTCTAAGATCATTCATTTCATGTTACCTACTTTTGTAGGAGAAAATACTATGTCACTTTGGTGGGCACTATCTATGGGATCTCTTTTGGGAGGAAACATCACTATCTTAGCATCAGCAACCAATGTAGTAGCTATAAACTCAGCTAATAAAGCAGGATGTAAGATAAGCTTCGGTAAATTCTTGAAATTTGGAGTCGTTATAGCTATTCAAACTTTAGTTATAGCTAATGTTTATCTACTTGTTAGATACTTTTAA
- a CDS encoding YeiH family protein, which produces MNIKKIIPGFIVCSVIAYIGTVLGGIFPKLGGASFAIILGIILGNTLVKSDKFAAGSVFSESNLLSYSIVLLGGTLNIYSVFSVGVKGVSFIIIQMMITVAASIWIGKKMKFKKKFTYLMGSGNAVCGSSAIGAVSPVVKPEQNDLGISITIVNLVGTVLMFLLPFTSRVIFHGDTVMTSALIGGILQSVGQVIGAGQLVNNEVLQLATIFKIIRIIFIVVLVSYLGKKVAKDSKLAKIEKEVEIEVEVEVNETTLEETKKRGFKKLNIPWYITGFFIFTTLKTLGVFNGDLSNIFHSISSKFEIIALAGIGMRVKFSTLFSQGPKALTYGLIIGVVQVVAAVALIELMYGLSF; this is translated from the coding sequence ATGAATATTAAAAAAATTATACCGGGATTTATTGTTTGTTCTGTTATTGCATATATTGGAACAGTTTTAGGTGGTATATTTCCTAAATTAGGAGGAGCCAGTTTTGCAATTATACTTGGAATTATTCTTGGAAACACGTTAGTTAAAAGTGATAAATTTGCTGCTGGATCTGTTTTTTCAGAATCAAACCTATTATCTTATTCTATAGTTCTTTTAGGAGGAACATTAAATATCTATAGTGTTTTCAGTGTTGGAGTTAAAGGTGTGAGTTTTATTATCATTCAGATGATGATAACTGTAGCAGCTTCTATATGGATTGGAAAAAAAATGAAATTTAAGAAGAAATTTACATACCTAATGGGTAGTGGAAACGCAGTATGTGGATCATCGGCAATCGGAGCAGTTTCTCCAGTTGTTAAACCTGAACAAAATGATCTTGGAATATCTATTACAATAGTAAACTTAGTTGGAACGGTATTAATGTTTTTACTTCCATTTACCTCTAGAGTAATATTTCATGGAGACACAGTTATGACTTCTGCTCTTATAGGAGGTATTCTTCAATCGGTAGGTCAAGTTATTGGTGCAGGTCAATTAGTTAATAATGAAGTATTACAGTTAGCTACAATCTTTAAGATAATAAGAATTATCTTCATAGTAGTATTAGTAAGTTATTTAGGTAAAAAAGTTGCAAAAGATAGTAAGTTAGCTAAGATTGAGAAAGAAGTAGAAATTGAAGTAGAAGTTGAAGTAAATGAAACTACTTTAGAAGAAACTAAAAAAAGAGGATTTAAAAAATTAAACATACCTTGGTATATCACTGGATTTTTTATTTTTACAACGCTAAAAACTTTAGGAGTATTCAATGGAGATCTTTCAAACATATTCCATTCTATAAGTTCTAAATTTGAGATCATAGCACTTGCAGGAATAGGAATGAGAGTTAAATTTAGTACTTTATTTAGTCAAGGACCTAAAGCTCTAACATATGGATTAATCATTGGAGTTGTACAAGTAGTTGCAGCCGTTGCATTAATAGAGCTTATGTATGGATTATCATTCTAA
- a CDS encoding HlyD family secretion protein, producing MLKILKEMKKGYIILVLLMIFIFIISSLLSYYTPYSGRSFIEYNLTPISSNLSGKVTKIYVKDNEFVKKGDPIFEIDSIKYIENINDLNAQYRKALDNIEVSNSKILQAKRQLNQNKTILKKIKLDYYRFKQLYFEKLISKSEFEKYEVDYNNAIEEVKISKEYIIGLEKERGDNSKDKNNVLLALKSKIVRANKDLTDTVIRSPINGIISMHQFSIGKMISNNSTYGYIYNKNNFNVYVDYMEKSLINMEFKQKALIIFDAIPDKLFKGHIERTTSILDSGYTNSKDLYKIDENTRWIRPSGRVRVKLILDEKIPDNANISSGSKSAVVILNKNHKILSFISILWLKISSFINYIY from the coding sequence ATGTTAAAAATTTTAAAAGAAATGAAAAAAGGTTATATAATCTTAGTATTATTAATGATATTTATATTTATAATATCATCTTTATTATCTTACTATACACCTTATTCTGGAAGATCTTTTATAGAATATAATTTAACACCAATTTCATCAAATTTAAGTGGTAAAGTCACAAAAATATATGTAAAAGATAATGAATTTGTAAAAAAAGGAGATCCAATATTTGAAATAGATAGTATAAAATATATAGAAAATATAAATGATTTAAATGCTCAATATCGTAAAGCTTTAGACAATATAGAGGTTTCAAATTCAAAAATATTACAGGCAAAAAGACAATTAAATCAAAATAAAACTATTTTAAAAAAGATAAAATTAGATTATTATAGGTTTAAACAATTATATTTTGAAAAATTAATATCAAAATCAGAATTTGAAAAATATGAAGTAGATTATAATAATGCTATTGAAGAAGTTAAAATATCAAAAGAGTATATCATAGGATTAGAAAAAGAAAGAGGAGATAATTCAAAAGATAAAAATAATGTTTTATTAGCTCTTAAAAGTAAAATAGTAAGAGCTAATAAAGATTTAACTGATACTGTAATAAGATCACCAATAAATGGAATTATATCAATGCATCAGTTTTCAATTGGCAAAATGATATCTAATAATTCTACATATGGATATATTTATAATAAAAATAATTTTAATGTGTACGTCGATTATATGGAAAAAAGTTTAATAAATATGGAATTTAAACAAAAAGCACTTATCATTTTTGATGCTATCCCAGATAAGTTATTTAAAGGTCATATAGAACGAACAACATCAATATTAGATTCTGGATATACTAATTCTAAGGATCTATATAAAATAGATGAAAATACACGATGGATAAGGCCAAGTGGAAGAGTAAGAGTAAAATTGATATTAGATGAAAAAATTCCAGATAATGCTAATATAAGCAGTGGATCAAAATCAGCAGTTGTAATATTAAATAAAAATCATAAAATATTATCATTTATTTCTATTTTATGGTTAAAAATATCAAGTTTTATAAACTATATTTATTAG
- a CDS encoding HD domain-containing phosphohydrolase → MKKFIWIFLFVFSISAFGKKLITVPLTSEEKEWIKSIKKDKIKIYLDSDLGILNYSVKGKYDGIYLELIKILENSTGMEFEIIKKDENEFEAEINSGTLDIVMGVEDYKRNRGDYYYLEKPITLNGVFLTRKDYPITDSNTDLSGKIVVYLHNDQIVNKVINKYGNRVVVVQKPNFKEAVQSLLSREADIYVDDLEDTLKYLLKNNVPEIKINYSSSSLETDYYIGGLYKYKPLIDIIGRISDTFDLTNKAVYKEVLDYTKDHLEISKEIENYLKKNKTLKVLLPKNINAYPIYYRDSSGKHNGFLLNYFYEIEQIFGIKMLFEESDSMEGFHINPYVAAINGKDINNNNDFLTTDPYLHFQFHIFNREERGYISNLESLKKYKIAARKGSLEETYLLKKGLEKNLVLFDTDRDVIESLDQGAVDVIIGRVRKVHYLLKKYNIQSIKTTGIISDKISLKFGIPKDNEVLYFLINSYTKDFFSSIESRKNNFLERKIKVIKDFKISIIITLISALGFLAVYIHLKKFKALYSKLTNITLGMVEALENANTYNDEDTGDHVKRISRYSEFIAYEMKLSNKFIKEIGLYASLHDIGKIGISDAILKKPGKLTEEEFETMKTHAEIGYNMIKDLEVSEVALNIIRYHHEKWDGNGYGKGLKGTEIPLEARIVALADVYDALRQKRVYKKSFTHEKSVEIISSESGKHFDPYIVRIFLRNHNHFKDIFDNEK, encoded by the coding sequence ATGAAAAAATTTATATGGATATTTTTATTCGTTTTTTCCATCTCAGCTTTTGGTAAAAAGTTAATTACTGTTCCGCTGACTTCAGAAGAAAAAGAATGGATTAAATCTATAAAAAAAGATAAGATTAAAATCTATTTGGACAGCGATTTGGGAATATTGAATTATTCAGTTAAGGGAAAATACGATGGTATTTATCTTGAACTCATTAAAATTTTAGAAAATAGTACAGGAATGGAGTTTGAAATAATAAAAAAAGATGAAAACGAGTTTGAAGCGGAAATAAATTCAGGAACCCTTGATATAGTAATGGGAGTAGAGGATTATAAAAGGAACCGCGGTGATTATTATTATTTAGAAAAACCGATTACATTAAATGGAGTTTTTCTGACCAGAAAAGATTACCCCATTACTGACTCCAATACAGATTTATCTGGAAAAATTGTAGTTTATTTACATAATGACCAGATTGTAAATAAAGTTATAAACAAATATGGGAACAGGGTAGTGGTTGTTCAAAAACCTAATTTTAAGGAAGCGGTCCAGAGTCTTCTTTCTAGAGAAGCAGATATATATGTTGATGACCTTGAAGATACTTTAAAATACCTTCTAAAAAATAATGTTCCTGAGATTAAAATCAACTATTCATCTTCCTCCTTGGAAACAGACTATTATATCGGTGGTCTTTATAAGTATAAACCTTTGATAGATATAATAGGCAGGATATCTGATACCTTTGATTTGACCAATAAAGCTGTCTATAAAGAAGTCTTAGATTATACAAAGGATCATCTTGAAATATCCAAAGAGATAGAAAATTACCTGAAAAAAAATAAAACTTTAAAAGTCCTTCTTCCAAAAAATATAAATGCTTATCCAATATATTACAGAGATAGTTCGGGAAAACATAACGGATTTCTTTTGAACTATTTTTATGAGATTGAACAAATTTTTGGGATTAAAATGTTATTTGAAGAATCTGATTCCATGGAAGGATTTCATATCAACCCATACGTTGCAGCCATAAATGGGAAAGATATAAATAATAATAATGATTTTCTTACCACAGATCCTTATCTACACTTTCAATTTCATATTTTCAACAGGGAAGAACGCGGCTATATATCCAACCTTGAATCTTTAAAAAAATACAAGATAGCAGCGAGGAAAGGAAGTTTAGAAGAAACTTATCTTCTAAAGAAAGGATTAGAAAAAAATCTTGTTTTATTTGATACAGATAGAGATGTTATAGAGTCTTTAGACCAGGGAGCTGTCGATGTTATAATAGGCAGAGTACGAAAAGTTCATTATTTACTGAAAAAATATAATATACAGAGTATAAAAACTACTGGAATTATTTCAGACAAAATAAGCCTTAAATTTGGTATCCCTAAAGACAATGAAGTTCTTTATTTTTTAATAAATTCATATACAAAGGATTTTTTCTCCAGTATAGAATCCAGAAAAAATAATTTTTTAGAAAGAAAAATTAAAGTTATAAAAGATTTTAAAATTTCAATAATTATAACTTTAATTTCAGCATTAGGATTTTTGGCAGTGTATATTCATTTAAAAAAATTTAAGGCACTCTATTCAAAATTAACCAATATAACTCTGGGAATGGTAGAAGCACTGGAAAACGCCAACACATATAATGACGAAGATACCGGAGATCATGTAAAGAGGATAAGCAGGTATTCTGAATTTATAGCATATGAAATGAAACTATCTAATAAATTTATAAAGGAGATAGGTCTTTATGCCTCCCTGCATGATATAGGTAAGATAGGTATATCCGATGCCATTCTAAAGAAACCTGGAAAATTAACAGAAGAAGAATTTGAAACTATGAAAACACATGCAGAGATAGGGTATAATATGATAAAGGATTTAGAGGTAAGTGAAGTGGCTCTAAATATTATAAGGTACCACCATGAAAAATGGGATGGGAACGGCTATGGAAAGGGACTCAAGGGAACCGAAATTCCTCTTGAAGCCAGAATAGTAGCTCTGGCAGATGTCTACGATGCATTGAGGCAGAAAAGAGTATATAAGAAATCATTTACCCATGAAAAATCAGTAGAAATAATAAGTTCTGAAAGTGGAAAACATTTTGATCCCTATATAGTCAGAATTTTTCTAAGAAATCATAATCACTTTAAAGATATTTTCGACAATGAAAAGTAG
- a CDS encoding MarR family winged helix-turn-helix transcriptional regulator, translated as MNIKRKIVKDIALLYRKQSSILNHYLKELDISSGNYPIIVEIFNNEGISLNEISKRIYMDKSVVTRFVNILIKKDIVIKEKNQNDKRYYNLYLTEKGEKIYYKLVNAGKNYYNDLFNKDVDINIEKFYSDIETLLKETNKIYNNLKKD; from the coding sequence GTGAATATAAAAAGAAAAATAGTAAAAGATATTGCATTACTTTATAGAAAACAATCTTCTATATTAAATCATTATTTAAAAGAATTAGATATATCATCTGGTAATTATCCTATTATAGTTGAAATTTTTAATAATGAGGGAATATCTTTAAATGAAATAAGCAAAAGAATTTATATGGATAAATCTGTCGTAACAAGATTTGTAAATATATTAATTAAAAAAGATATCGTAATAAAAGAAAAAAATCAAAATGATAAAAGATATTATAATTTATATTTAACAGAAAAAGGTGAAAAAATATATTATAAATTAGTAAACGCAGGTAAAAATTATTATAATGATTTATTTAATAAAGATGTCGATATAAACATAGAAAAATTTTATTCAGATATAGAAACTTTATTAAAAGAAACAAATAAAATATATAATAATCTAAAAAAAGATTAA
- a CDS encoding CynX/NimT family MFS transporter — MESNTISLKNNKKVLTLHSTLVILGIIFVSFNLRAPITSIGPIISLIKGEYLLNNSMAGFITTLPLVAFAVFSPFVSKISHKFGHGLTMFGGLLLIVAGELIRSYTGCFGLFLGTALMGIGIAIGNVLLPSVIKHKFSNNVGIITSVYTTSMCIFAAIGAGVSVPLTTTFGLTWRNSLGIWIILTLITAVVWLPQLRKTEGFSNNDDLATQAQLKGKSIWKSPLAWWVTLFMGTQSLLFYSLVAWLPSIIESKGMSGEFAGSMALLFQLVGLPATLIIPIIADKFKHQKLIASIISAIYLIGMVLLLFAGSEVSIIVSLVFVGLGMGGSISLSIVFISLRTPHAKKAAELSGMAQSAGYLLAALGPLLIGFLFDLTKSWEIPIIIFILAVLLLIYFGIQAGRDEVTHH, encoded by the coding sequence ATGGAATCAAATACAATAAGTTTAAAAAATAATAAAAAAGTTCTTACGTTACATTCAACATTAGTCATTTTAGGAATTATTTTTGTTTCTTTTAACCTGAGAGCGCCGATTACTTCAATTGGGCCAATTATAAGTTTAATTAAAGGAGAATATCTTTTAAATAACAGTATGGCGGGATTTATTACCACATTACCATTAGTAGCTTTTGCTGTATTTTCACCATTTGTTTCTAAGATCAGTCATAAATTTGGTCATGGATTAACAATGTTTGGAGGACTACTTTTGATAGTTGCAGGAGAATTAATTCGATCATATACAGGTTGTTTCGGGTTATTTTTAGGAACTGCTCTTATGGGAATCGGAATTGCAATAGGGAATGTACTATTACCTAGTGTTATAAAACATAAATTTTCAAATAATGTAGGAATAATAACAAGTGTTTATACTACAAGTATGTGTATTTTTGCGGCTATTGGAGCTGGTGTAAGTGTCCCTTTAACAACTACTTTTGGGTTAACCTGGAGAAACAGTTTAGGAATATGGATAATATTAACATTGATAACAGCAGTAGTATGGCTTCCTCAATTAAGGAAAACAGAAGGTTTTAGTAATAATGACGATTTAGCTACTCAAGCTCAATTGAAAGGTAAGTCTATATGGAAATCACCATTAGCTTGGTGGGTTACATTGTTTATGGGAACGCAGTCACTATTATTTTATTCCCTTGTTGCATGGTTACCTTCAATAATTGAATCAAAAGGAATGAGTGGTGAATTTGCAGGATCAATGGCATTATTATTTCAATTAGTAGGTCTACCTGCAACTCTTATAATACCAATTATTGCAGATAAATTTAAACATCAAAAATTAATTGCGAGTATTATTTCAGCAATATATCTAATTGGAATGGTTTTACTTTTATTTGCAGGAAGTGAAGTTTCAATCATTGTTTCATTGGTATTTGTAGGTTTAGGTATGGGAGGATCGATCAGTCTTTCTATTGTATTTATATCACTTCGTACTCCTCATGCAAAAAAGGCAGCAGAGCTTTCAGGAATGGCTCAGTCAGCAGGGTATCTCCTTGCAGCATTAGGACCACTATTAATAGGATTTTTATTTGACCTTACTAAATCATGGGAGATTCCCATTATTATATTTATATTAGCTGTTTTACTTTTAATATATTTTGGAATACAAGCAGGAAGAGACGAAGTTACTCATCATTAA
- a CDS encoding toxin-antitoxin system YwqK family antitoxin, with product MESKINKENNKNGKFITYYENGKIKEIENYKNNKLDGEWFFYYENGQLRAKVHYKNGLEVGETTLYFETGEIEEKTNFKDGDEHGEAIDYYKNGNIKYKGNFKNGLKNGGNISYYENGQLKNKWNYKDGKVID from the coding sequence ATGGAATCAAAAATAAATAAAGAAAATAATAAAAATGGCAAATTTATTACCTACTATGAAAACGGTAAGATAAAAGAAATAGAAAATTACAAAAATAATAAACTAGATGGTGAGTGGTTTTTTTACTATGAAAATGGACAACTCAGAGCTAAAGTACACTATAAAAATGGATTAGAAGTTGGAGAAACTACCCTCTATTTTGAAACAGGAGAAATAGAGGAAAAAACAAATTTTAAAGATGGTGATGAACATGGTGAAGCGATTGACTATTATAAAAATGGGAACATTAAATATAAAGGAAATTTTAAAAATGGATTAAAAAATGGTGGAAATATTTCCTATTATGAGAATGGACAACTCAAAAATAAATGGAATTATAAAGATGGAAAAGTTATTGATTAA